The segment CCGCGATCGGCCGGGGCGTCGTCGTCACCACCAGCTGCGGGGCCTCCCCCCGGCGCAGGCCAAATCGCAGGTTCGACAGCACCCGCTCCGGCTCTCGCCAGGCACAGAATTCGTCGGCCCATGCCCCGTGAAACTGCGGCCCTCTCAGGCTGTCGGGATCCTCGGCCGAGAACGCATAGGCCACCGCACCGCTGCGCGGCCACACCAGCCGCTTGCGGCCCGCCTCCCAGCGCGGCCGGTCCTCGCCCTCGCCCAGAGCCTTCAGCCCTGACGGTCCCTCGACCATCACCTCGCGCACATCGTGCAGCGCCGGCCCGACCAGGGCGAAGGTGAAGTCGGAGGTCTTCGCCTTTTCATGCAGCCAGTGGGCGCCGGCGAAGGTCTTTCCCGATCCCCGTCCCCCCAGCATGACCCAGGTTCGCCATCGCACGCCCGGAGCGATCTGATGGTCGACAAGGTCGGGATTATCCTTGAAGAGCCGCCTCCATTCCGCCTCGGTCTCGGGCATCCTCTGCGACGCGCTTGGCTTCAACAATCGCGCGATGTCGCTCCAGTCGGTCGAGCAGCTCGGCCTTGTAGCGTTCGACCGTTTCGGGATCGGGTCTGTCACCGTCGTTCATCTCATCCTCTGGACTTTCGGGCGCGCGGGCGGCGGCGGTCATGATCCGCCGGGCCGCCGCCTCGACGGCCGCCACCGCGCGGGCCAGGTTGATGAGGGCGCGGATCTTCCGGTTGATGGCGGCCGGATCGCCCCGGGGCGTCTCCAGCGCCTCGACCACCGTGAAGGCCCCGTCGATCATGTCGCGCAGGCCCTGCAGCCTGCCCTCGAGCCAGACGGCCTGAACCGCCGCCCTGCCCCTCGCATCGCCATTTCCCGCCATGCCCAAACTATAGCGGACCAGCGTCACAAGGCGGGTTGGACGGCCCGTTAAATCGATCGCTCTCTGATCGCAAACAGCTTTTCGGCGCTTTCGCGGACAACTTGAGGGCTGTCCACGGACACCATCAGACCAGGCGGGTGTTTTCCGGCTGGGGCAGGACCCGCCGCACCCGCTCGACAAGCGTGGCCGGCGTGAAGGGTTTGGCGATATAGCCGGAGCATCCCAGCGACAGGGCCTCGCGAACCGTTGCGGTCTGGCTGTCGGCCGTGACCATCAGGACGGGCGTCGCATCTGCGATCTTCTTCATGGCGGCCAGCACCTCCAGCCCGCTCATCTTCGGCATGTGGACGTCCAGCAGCACCAGCTCAAAGCGCGACCGCTTCAACAAGGCCAGGGCCGCCTCGCCGCTCGCCGCCACCAGGACCTGGAAACCCGCCTGGGTCAGGACCGCATGAATGACCTCGCGGATGTTGTCGTCGTCGTCGACGACCAGGATCGAGGGCTTCATGCTGCGGCCTCATAGGCGAAGGATTTGCGAACATCGAGGGCCTTCACCATGGCCTCGATCAGGGCCACGACCTCGATCGGCTTGCCGACGTGGCCGTCCATGCCGGCAGCATGGCACGCCTCGACCTGCTCGGGCAGGACGGCGGCGGTCAGCGCCAGGATCGGCGTCGCCGCCGCCTCGCTGCCCAGGGCACGAATCGTTCGACACGCATCCATTCCATCCATCACCGGCATATGCACATCCATCAGTATCAGATCGTAACCGCCCGTCGCGGCCGCCTGCACCGCCTCGGCCCCGTCACAGACCGTCGTCAGATTGATGCCCCAGGCGTCCATCAGAACACGGACCTGTTCCCGGTACGCCGGCGCATCGTCGGCCAACAGAACCCTCAAGCCATTCGGCAGGCCCTCCAGGACCTCGTCCGACATGGCATTCAGGGGTTCGACCGCGATCAGCGGCACCTCGAACCAGAAGGTCGATCCATGCCCCGGACGGCTCGTCGCCCCGATCTCGCCGCCCATCATGTCGACCAGCCGGCGGCAGATCGCCAGCCCCAGACCCGTCCCGCCATAGACCCGCCGCGTCGAGGCGTCGGCCTGGGTGAACCGTTCAAACAGGGCGTCGATCCTGTCGGGCGCGATGCCGATCCCGCTGTCGGTGACCGTCACCCGCAGCCGCTCGCCGACGATGCCGACATCCAGGCCGATCAGGCCCGAAGCCGTGAATTTCATCGCGTTCGACAGGAAGTTCAGCGTCACCTGACGCACCCGCCCTTCATCGCCGATGATTGCTTCGGGCAGGTCCCCCGACGTCGTGACCGCCAGCGTCAGTCCCTTGTCCTGGCACTGGGTCTCGACGATCGATGCCGCCGACCGCGCCATCGCCGCCGGATCGAAGGCCACGGGATCCAGCCCCACCGCGTCGGCCTCCAGCTTGGAATAGTCCAGAACGTCGTTGATGACGCCCAGCAGGGCCTCGCTGGTCGCGGCGATCCGGTCGGCATAGCGCCGCTCCGCCTCAGGCAGGGCCTCGCTGGCCTGAAGCAGGCCCGAGAATCCGATGACGCTGGTCAGGGGCGTCCGTAGTTCGTGGGACATATTGGCCAGGAATTCGGACTTGGACCTTGCCGCCGCCTCGGCCACGTCGCGGGCTGCCACCAGTTCGTCCTCCAGACGCTTGGTGGCCGTGATATCGCGCACCACGTCCTGGTACTCCACCGCCCTGCCCTGTGCGTCGCGGATCACCTTGGGATGCGCCTCCAGCCAGATCTCCGTTCCATCCTTGCGGATCGCGCGATACGGAATGCGCGGCGGCACGGCCTCCGGTCCCGAGCGGGCATAGTCCGCAAACGCCTTGCGGACCCGCCGCGCATCCGCCGGATGTATGAAATCCCAGGACGCCCGACCGACCAGGTCCTCGGCCCGATAGCCCATGATGCCCTCGACCGAAGGCGACAGGTAGCGGAACCGGCCGTCCATGCCATAGGTCCCGATCACATCGGTCGAATTGGCGGCAAGCAGGCGATAGAGCGCCTCGCTGGCCTCGACCTTCTGCTGGCTGCGGGCCAGGTCGGTAACGTCCTGGAACACACCGAACAAGGCCGTGACCGGCCCGTCTCCGTCGCGCTCGGGCCGACACGCGGCCTTCACGATCCGCTCCTCGCCGTCCTCCCGGATCAGTCGCACCTGGATCCCGCCGCCCTCGCCGGTCCGGATGGCCCGCGCGCAACAGTCTCTCACCAGGAGGCGATCATCGGGATGGTAGCATCCGACCGCATCGTCGAAGCTGGGATCGAATGTCGCCCGGGATTTGCCGTGAATCCGGTAGACCTGATCGGACCAGTCCACCTTGCCGGACGCGATGTCGTAGCGCCAACGCCCCAGGCCGGCCAGTTCCTCCGCCATTTCCATCATGGTCGTATGTTTGGCCTGGGCCCTCAGCAGGCGCACGTGATCGATCTCCTGGCCCGCCAGCCGCGCCAGCAACTTCAGGCTCTCCATCTGGCCCTCGGTCGGCGCGCTGCGCGGCAGGGTGTCCAGCACGCAGACGGCCCCGTCCTGTTTGCCATCCGCCGTCGTGATCACAGCGCCGGCATAGAACCGCACACCCTCTTCGGTGACCAGGCGATTGTCGACGAAGCGGCCGTCCAGGGTGGCGTCCTGGACCACCAGGGTCGTCCCGGCCTCCGAACCGATCATGTGCCGGCAAAAGGATTCTTCTGCCGTCGTCTCATCGGCCCGGTAACCCCGGTTGGATCGAAACCACTGGCGATCCTCGTCCAGCGCGGTGATCAGGGCGATCGGCGCGTCGAACATGGCCGCCGCCAGTTCGGTCAAACGGTCGAAAGCTGTACTGTTGGGCAACACCGGTCTCCACTTCGAGAAACAGGGTTAACCGGCGACACCAAACAAACGGTTACCGGGCAGCCCGTTTCACCCCCGCTCTTCCAGCCATTCAGCCGCTTCATACTCGACCGCGTCCTCCGGCCTGTTCAGCTCAAGCTCGCTGATCGTCTGTCCCCGGATCGACACGCCCGCCGTGTGCACGGTCTCGGGATCGCCGGAAATCAGGGGGTGCCAGTTCGCCAGCCCCCGCCCCTCATGCAACCTGCGATAGGCGCACGACAGCGGCATCCAGCCCAGGGCCTCGATGTTCCATGGCGTCAGCTTGATGCAGTCCGGCACATGGTCCTTGCGGTTCGCATAGTCGGTGCAGGCGCACAGCTGTCCATCGAACAGCTTGCAGTGCACCCGGGTCGGAAAGACCTCACCGGTATCCTCGTCCTCGAACCGGATCAGACAGCACAGCCCGCACCCGTCGCACAGGCTCTCCCACTCCGCAGCGGTCATCTGTTCCAGACGCTTGGTCTGCCAGAAGGGTCTGTCGGCCGGGACCGGCGGGGCGGTCAGACCGCCACCGCCTTGGCCATGTCCGCATCCGCCGCCCGCCTCAGCGCGTCCTCGGCCCAGGCGTTCAGACTCCGCCCCGACAGCTCTGCCGCCTTTGTGACGCGCGCATGAACTTCGGGATCGACCCGAAACATCACCTTGCCAGAGTAAGGTTTGTCCGGCGACTTCCCGATCCTGGCGCAGGTCTCGATGTAGTCATCGACCGCCTCCCGGAAGGCCGCCTTCAACTCGCGCGCCGTATCCGCATGAAAGCCGACGCCGTCCCGAATTCCGGCCAGTTTGCCGAAGAAAATCTCGTCGTCGGCATCGAATTCGACCGCCGCCGAATACCCTTTGTATGTCATGATGCTCATGGCTCTACTCCCAGCCTGATCAGAAAGGCCCGCGCCGCCCTGACCTGATACCGCTTGGCCTCCCTGGCGGGATGAGGCCTGTGAAAGAACTCGGCTTCGACACCACGCACAAACCGGACCCTTGAGCCCGCCCCCTCGACGATGTGGCACCCAACCGCGACCAGCAGATTTTCGATCGCAGCCCATTCGATCGTTCCGGACACCGGATCGGCGAATACCGCCGACAGCGTCTTCGTATGCTTGCTGTTCATGCAAGCAGAAATCTAGTTGCAAGCGGCGTGATTTGCAAGCGCAATCTGATATCGCGGCCAAGGTCTATGGCGCATTGGGCGGCGATCGCCTAGATGAACGCCGCTCCTTCCCAGGCTCCATTCCCGTCCCCCTCCCCCGCCACGCGGTGGAGGATGAAAGACACCCATGGCTCCCCGCTCCTCCCCCCGTCCGCCGCTCGTCGCCCTGAAGGATGTCCGTCTGCAGGACGGCACCCGTCCCCTGTTCGAGGGCGTCGATCTGGCCATCGAGCCGCGCACCCGGTCCTGTCTCGTGGGTCGCAACGGGGCCGGCAAGTCGACCCTGATGAAGATGGTCATGGGCCTGATCGAGCCCGACTCGGGCGACCGTTCGGTCCAGTCCGGCATCCGCTTCGCCTATGTCCCCCAGGAACCCGTCATCGCCGGCGACACCCTGCTGGATTACGCCACCTCCGGCGACGCCGAGCCCTGGATGGCCGCAAGCTGGCTCGAGACCTTCGGCATGAATCCGGAAAAGCCCGCCCGCGGCCTGTCCGGCGGCGAGATCCGCCGCGCGGCCCTGGCCAAGGCCTTCGCCGAGGCGCCCGACCTGCTGCTGCTCGACGAGCCGACCAACCACATGGACATCCTGGCCATCGAGCTGCTGGAAAACGAGATCATCCAGGCCAAATGCGCCGCCCTGATCGTCTCCCACGACCGGGCCTTCCTGAATCGCGTCACCCAGTCCTGCCACTGGCTGGAGCATCGCCGCGTCCGCACCCTGAACAAGGGCTTCAACGATTTCGACGAATGGGCCGCCAAGGTGCAGGAGGAGGAGGCCGAAAGCCTGCGCCGCCTCAACAAGCGCATCGAGGCCGAGACCTACACCTTCTACCGCTCCATCACCGCCCAGCGGACCCGCAACGAGGGCCGTGCCCGCGCGCTCGAGGCCATGCGCCAGGATCGCGCCCTCCGGGTGAAAGACATTCCGCGCGAGCTCCAGCTGGGCGTCGATTCCGGCGTCTCCTCCGGCAAGCTCGTCGCCGACCTGAAGGGGGTGTCCAAGGCCTTTGGCGACCGGACCGTCATCAAGCCTTTCACCACCCGGGTCATCCGGGGCGACCGGCTGGCCATCGTAGGACCCAACGGCGCGGGCAAGACCACCCTGGTCAAGATTCTGCTGGGCGACCTCGCGCCCGACACCGGCACGGTCAAGCTGGGGGCCAATCTGGAGCCGGTCTATCTCGACCAGTCGCGCGAGGGCCTGAAGTCCGACATGACCCTGTGGGACGCCCTGACCCCCGGCGGCGGCGACTCCATCCTGGTGCGCGGCGTCTCGAAACACGTCGCCGCCTACGCCAAGGACTTCCTGTTCCAGGAGGGTCAGCTGCGCCAGCCCATCTCCACCCTGTCGGGCGGCGAGCGCAACCGCCTCCTGCTGGCCCGCGCCCTGGCCAGACCCGCGAACATGCTGGTCCTCGACGAACCGACCAACGACCTCGACATGGACACGCTCGACAAGCTCGAGGAGCTGCTGGAGCAGTACGACGGCACCTTGATCCTGGTCAGCCACGACCGCGATTTCGTCGACCGTCTGGCGACCTCGACCATCGGCATGAACGGCCGCGGCGACATCGTCGAGACCCCCGGCGGCTGGACCGACTTCATCCGCCAGAACCCGGGGTTCCTGAAGAGTGGCGAGGGACGTGTGACGAGTGGCGAGAAAAGCGCCCACAGCCCGACACCACCTCCGGAGCCCGCCCCTTCACTCGCTACGCGTCACTCGCCACTCGCCACTTCCAGAAAACTCTCCTTCAAGGACCAGCACCGGCTGAAGGAGCTGGACGCTCTGATCCACACCCTGCCCGCCGACATCGCGGCCCACGAGGCGACCCTCGCCGACGTCAACTTCTACGCCCGCGATCCCTCCGGCTTCGCCAGCACCATGAAGGCCTTGGATGGTGCACGGGCGAAACTGGAAGCGGCCGAGGAAGAATGGCTGGAGCTGGAAGCGAAACGCGAGGCGATGGCCGGCTGACGGGATTCTGTGGATATCCCAGATCACTGATCCCAGAGCCGGAATCTTATCCGTCCACAGAGGTAAACAACCTTGTCCACCGGCCACCGACCCATGTTGCACAGCGGTAACGAAACGGCCGCTTGCCGGATCCCGGGATCGGCGCGAACCTGATTTTGCCGAGGGACACGGCGGCGCGGAAACCCGGGGAGACCGGGGTTTCAAGCGGGTCGGTCCGGCTCTCTGACCAAGGGTTCCAAGGCCACTTCGGTGGACGCGGAAAACCCGGGCAGGGTCCAGGCTCCCAGCCTTTGGCGCTTCGGTGCAGGGGGACGGAGAACCGGATCGGGATCGATGGACGGCGCGAGGGTCAAAAGCCCGGACGGAACGCCAGAGACCAGGGGCCGCCAGGATACAGCCGACCGTCGCCGGGTTCGCCCGCCGGCGCTGACGCCAGGGTCCGAAAACCTCAATGGCCAAGTCCCAACCCGGACTTGGTGGGGGGACGTGAATACCGGCTCGACCGGGTTCACGTCCCCTCGCTCAATTCCGGCACCGGCCTGCCGCTGCCTTCCCCCGGCCTCGCGGCTTGAGGCCGGCCATCCCGCCACACATCCAGGCCCATCGTCGCGGTCTGCGCTTCAGGCCGAATCTTGCGCCCGCCCCGCTTCGTGTGTATAAGTACGCACATGAACAGCCGCGATGTCATCAAGGCCTTGCACGCCGATGGATGGATCGAGGTTGCGCATAAGGGATCGCACAAGCAGTTCCGCCACCCGATCAAGCCCGGTCGCGTGACGGTGCCGCATCCCAAACGCGACTTTCCGATCGCCACCCTGCGCTCGATCGAGCGTCAGGCACAGATCGTCCTGAGGTAAAGCCATGGCCCAGTTCATCGCCCTGATCCACAAGGATGCCGACAGCGACTACGGCGTCCACTTCCCCGATCTGCCGGGCCTGGCCACCGCCGGGACGACGCTGGACGAGGCGCGCGCCTTTGCCGAAGAGGCTCTGGTCCTGCATCTCGAAGGTCTGGCCGAGGATGGCGAACCCATTCCCGAAGCCAGCAGCCTTGAGACCATCATGAATGATCCCGGGAACCGGGACGGGGTGGCCATCCTCGTTCGGGCCGAGACGCGGTCGCGCGCTGTCCGGGTCAACATCACACTGCCGGAAGATGCCCTTCGCGACATCGACACCTATGCCGAGGCCCATGGGTTCACCCGCTCGGGCTTTCTGGCCCAGGCGGCCAGAAAGCTGATGCAGTCGGCCTGACCCCCGCGACGACGCTCCGCTTCCCATCCTTCCGTCATCGCCCTAGTTTGCCCGGCATGAAGCCTCGCACGACTCAGTCCGTCGTCAGCCGCCGTCTCGTCCTGGCGGGAGGCGTCGCCGTCACCGCCATGGGGCTGGCCGCCTGCGGCAGTTCCGAGGCCCCGGTCGACGAACAGGGCCGCGTCCGCATCCGTTTCGCCACCGACTGGCGCGCCCAGGCCGAGCACGGCGGCTTCTATCAGGCCCTGGCGTCCGGGGCCTATGCGCGGCGCAACCTGAACGTCGAGATCATCCAGGGCGGACCCGGCGTGAACGTGCCCCAGTTGCTGGCCGCCGGCGCAGTCGAACTGGGCATGGGCTCCAACAGCTTCATCCCCCTGAACCTGGTCGCCGAGGGGGCCCCGGTGAAGGCCGTCGCCGCCTTCTTCCAGAAGGACCCCCAGGTCCTGATCGCCCACCCCGACCCGGACCTGACGGGCATCGCCGACCTGACCGGCCGGCCGTTCCTGCTGGCCGACGCCTCGATCACCGCCTTCTGGGTCTGGCTGAAGGCGAAATACGGCTTCACCGACGATCAGGTCCGCAAATACAACTTCAACCCTGCCCCCTTCATCGCCGACGACCGGGCGGTCCAGCAGGGCTATCTGACCTCCGAACCCTATACGATCGAGAAACAGGCCGGGTTCGAGCCCCGCGTCTTCCTGCTGGCCGACGAGGGCTACCCTTCCTACGCCACCATGGTCCTGTCGCCGGACGGGTTCGCCCGCGACAATGCGGAGGCGCTGCGCAGCTTCATCGCCGCCTCGGCCGAGGGCTGGCGCGACTATATGCGGGGCGATCCCAAACCGGCCGACACCCTGATCCGCAAGGCCAACCCCGACATGACCCAGGACATCCTGGACCAGGCCCGCGCCAAGCTCAGCGAATACGGTATTGTCGATGCGGGCGACGCCGCCCTGTATGGCCTCGGGGCCATGACCGAAGCGCGCTGGAAGGCCTTCTTCGACGTCACCAGCCAGGCGGGCGTCTATCCCCCGAACCTGAACTGGCGCAACGCCTTCACCGACAACTTCCTGCCCGGCCGTGGCTAGCTCTCCGCCCCCCGGGCGGAGAGGGGCCGCGTAGCGGCCGGAGGCGCGCCCGGATGGACGCCCCCGAACCGAGCGTGATCGCGCGACTGAGTCAGGCTGTCGTCCAGTATTCCGGCCGCCCCGCTCTCGGCCCCATCGACCTGACCGTCGCGTCGGGCGAGATCCTGGCCCTGGTCGGAGCTTCCGGCGCGGGCAAGTCAACGGCGCTCCGCCTTCTGGCCGGACTGGAACGTCCCGCTTCCGGCCATGTCGAGAAGCCTGCCGACACCCGCACCGCCTTCGTCTTCCAGAGCCCGACCCTGATGCCCTGGGCCGATGCCCGCACCAATGTCGCCCTGCCGCTGGAACTGTCCGGCGTCCCGGCCAGGGAAGCCCGCCGTCGCGCCGACGTCGCCCTCGTCGCCGTCGGTCTGGGCGACCGCACCACCGCCCGCCCGCGCCAGCTGTCCGGCGGCATGGCCATGCGCGTCTCCCTGGCCCGCGCCCTGGTCGTCGAGCCCGACCTGCTGCTGCTGGACGAGCCCTTCGCGGCGCTGGATTCCATCACCCGCCGGGGCCTGATCGAGGATCTGCACCGCATCGCCGCCACACGCCCGATCGCCATGGTCTTCGTCACCCATGACGTGGAGGAGGCCGCCTATCTGGCCCGCCGCGTCGTCGTCCTGTCCGCGACCGACGGCCGCGCCATGAGGGATGTCGGAATGCCCGGCCCCCTGCCCCGCCCCGAGGGCTGGCGCGCCGATCCCGCGTATCGCGCGGCGGTCGAGATCGTCGCCGACGCCCTGGCCGCCTCCATGCGGGTCGCGGCATGAAGCGCCTGACCGAGGCCCTGCCCGCCCTGCTCCTGACCGCCCTGCTTCTGGCCGGCTGGGAGGCCGCCTGCCGCCTGCTGGATGTGCCCGTCTATTTCCTGCCGCCGCCCGGCGCGGTCGCCCTTGCCCTGATGCACAACGCCCCGATCCTCGCCGGATCGGCGGCCCAGACCTTCTGGATGGCGTTCAAGGCCCTGGTCGTCGCCGTGGCCCTCGGCGGTGGCCTGGCCATCCTCGTGTCCTTGAGCG is part of the Brevundimonas sp. AJA228-03 genome and harbors:
- a CDS encoding ABC-F family ATP-binding cassette domain-containing protein; translated protein: MAPRSSPRPPLVALKDVRLQDGTRPLFEGVDLAIEPRTRSCLVGRNGAGKSTLMKMVMGLIEPDSGDRSVQSGIRFAYVPQEPVIAGDTLLDYATSGDAEPWMAASWLETFGMNPEKPARGLSGGEIRRAALAKAFAEAPDLLLLDEPTNHMDILAIELLENEIIQAKCAALIVSHDRAFLNRVTQSCHWLEHRRVRTLNKGFNDFDEWAAKVQEEEAESLRRLNKRIEAETYTFYRSITAQRTRNEGRARALEAMRQDRALRVKDIPRELQLGVDSGVSSGKLVADLKGVSKAFGDRTVIKPFTTRVIRGDRLAIVGPNGAGKTTLVKILLGDLAPDTGTVKLGANLEPVYLDQSREGLKSDMTLWDALTPGGGDSILVRGVSKHVAAYAKDFLFQEGQLRQPISTLSGGERNRLLLARALARPANMLVLDEPTNDLDMDTLDKLEELLEQYDGTLILVSHDRDFVDRLATSTIGMNGRGDIVETPGGWTDFIRQNPGFLKSGEGRVTSGEKSAHSPTPPPEPAPSLATRHSPLATSRKLSFKDQHRLKELDALIHTLPADIAAHEATLADVNFYARDPSGFASTMKALDGARAKLEAAEEEWLELEAKREAMAG
- a CDS encoding ABC transporter substrate-binding protein, translating into MKPRTTQSVVSRRLVLAGGVAVTAMGLAACGSSEAPVDEQGRVRIRFATDWRAQAEHGGFYQALASGAYARRNLNVEIIQGGPGVNVPQLLAAGAVELGMGSNSFIPLNLVAEGAPVKAVAAFFQKDPQVLIAHPDPDLTGIADLTGRPFLLADASITAFWVWLKAKYGFTDDQVRKYNFNPAPFIADDRAVQQGYLTSEPYTIEKQAGFEPRVFLLADEGYPSYATMVLSPDGFARDNAEALRSFIAASAEGWRDYMRGDPKPADTLIRKANPDMTQDILDQARAKLSEYGIVDAGDAALYGLGAMTEARWKAFFDVTSQAGVYPPNLNWRNAFTDNFLPGRG
- a CDS encoding YcgN family cysteine cluster protein; translation: MTAAEWESLCDGCGLCCLIRFEDEDTGEVFPTRVHCKLFDGQLCACTDYANRKDHVPDCIKLTPWNIEALGWMPLSCAYRRLHEGRGLANWHPLISGDPETVHTAGVSIRGQTISELELNRPEDAVEYEAAEWLEERG
- a CDS encoding type II toxin-antitoxin system HicA family toxin, which codes for MNSRDVIKALHADGWIEVAHKGSHKQFRHPIKPGRVTVPHPKRDFPIATLRSIERQAQIVLR
- a CDS encoding type II toxin-antitoxin system HicA family toxin, encoding MNSKHTKTLSAVFADPVSGTIEWAAIENLLVAVGCHIVEGAGSRVRFVRGVEAEFFHRPHPAREAKRYQVRAARAFLIRLGVEP
- a CDS encoding ABC transporter ATP-binding protein, whose product is MDAPEPSVIARLSQAVVQYSGRPALGPIDLTVASGEILALVGASGAGKSTALRLLAGLERPASGHVEKPADTRTAFVFQSPTLMPWADARTNVALPLELSGVPAREARRRADVALVAVGLGDRTTARPRQLSGGMAMRVSLARALVVEPDLLLLDEPFAALDSITRRGLIEDLHRIAATRPIAMVFVTHDVEEAAYLARRVVVLSATDGRAMRDVGMPGPLPRPEGWRADPAYRAAVEIVADALAASMRVAA
- a CDS encoding PAS domain S-box protein — encoded protein: MPNSTAFDRLTELAAAMFDAPIALITALDEDRQWFRSNRGYRADETTAEESFCRHMIGSEAGTTLVVQDATLDGRFVDNRLVTEEGVRFYAGAVITTADGKQDGAVCVLDTLPRSAPTEGQMESLKLLARLAGQEIDHVRLLRAQAKHTTMMEMAEELAGLGRWRYDIASGKVDWSDQVYRIHGKSRATFDPSFDDAVGCYHPDDRLLVRDCCARAIRTGEGGGIQVRLIREDGEERIVKAACRPERDGDGPVTALFGVFQDVTDLARSQQKVEASEALYRLLAANSTDVIGTYGMDGRFRYLSPSVEGIMGYRAEDLVGRASWDFIHPADARRVRKAFADYARSGPEAVPPRIPYRAIRKDGTEIWLEAHPKVIRDAQGRAVEYQDVVRDITATKRLEDELVAARDVAEAAARSKSEFLANMSHELRTPLTSVIGFSGLLQASEALPEAERRYADRIAATSEALLGVINDVLDYSKLEADAVGLDPVAFDPAAMARSAASIVETQCQDKGLTLAVTTSGDLPEAIIGDEGRVRQVTLNFLSNAMKFTASGLIGLDVGIVGERLRVTVTDSGIGIAPDRIDALFERFTQADASTRRVYGGTGLGLAICRRLVDMMGGEIGATSRPGHGSTFWFEVPLIAVEPLNAMSDEVLEGLPNGLRVLLADDAPAYREQVRVLMDAWGINLTTVCDGAEAVQAAATGGYDLILMDVHMPVMDGMDACRTIRALGSEAAATPILALTAAVLPEQVEACHAAGMDGHVGKPIEVVALIEAMVKALDVRKSFAYEAAA
- a CDS encoding type II toxin-antitoxin system HicB family antitoxin, with product MAQFIALIHKDADSDYGVHFPDLPGLATAGTTLDEARAFAEEALVLHLEGLAEDGEPIPEASSLETIMNDPGNRDGVAILVRAETRSRAVRVNITLPEDALRDIDTYAEAHGFTRSGFLAQAARKLMQSA
- a CDS encoding type II toxin-antitoxin system HicB family antitoxin, with the translated sequence MSIMTYKGYSAAVEFDADDEIFFGKLAGIRDGVGFHADTARELKAAFREAVDDYIETCARIGKSPDKPYSGKVMFRVDPEVHARVTKAAELSGRSLNAWAEDALRRAADADMAKAVAV
- a CDS encoding response regulator transcription factor, giving the protein MKPSILVVDDDDNIREVIHAVLTQAGFQVLVAASGEAALALLKRSRFELVLLDVHMPKMSGLEVLAAMKKIADATPVLMVTADSQTATVREALSLGCSGYIAKPFTPATLVERVRRVLPQPENTRLV